The Thermococcus thermotolerans genome contains a region encoding:
- a CDS encoding HAD family hydrolase encodes MKLVSFDVWNTLLDINVMLDIMAVELSKLMGTCLVDVVEGMMLTRERIKRMRAKTAGNPARALEESQELLAELLGTDVELVKRAAARAVLKVGDDIVLPGAKEALEGVKRKGLKVTVTGNVMFWPGSYTRLLLERFGLMNYIDKTFFADEVLAYKPMPEMFRKPLGVFGIEPDEAIHIGDTYAEDFEGALRTGLWAVWINPEAEEVRKIHERGFEVPDVEGILEVLERIEKKG; translated from the coding sequence GTGAAGCTCGTTTCATTCGACGTCTGGAACACTCTCCTCGACATCAACGTCATGCTAGATATAATGGCGGTAGAGCTCTCCAAGCTGATGGGAACGTGCCTGGTAGACGTCGTCGAGGGGATGATGCTTACCCGCGAGAGAATAAAGCGAATGAGGGCCAAAACCGCAGGGAATCCAGCCAGGGCACTCGAAGAGAGCCAGGAGTTGCTGGCGGAGCTTTTGGGCACGGACGTTGAGCTCGTGAAAAGGGCCGCTGCGAGGGCCGTCCTGAAGGTCGGCGACGATATAGTCCTTCCGGGGGCAAAGGAAGCCCTTGAAGGCGTTAAGAGAAAGGGCCTGAAGGTCACCGTGACTGGCAACGTGATGTTCTGGCCGGGTTCATACACTCGTCTCTTGCTCGAAAGGTTCGGGCTGATGAACTACATCGACAAGACCTTCTTCGCCGACGAGGTTCTCGCCTACAAGCCGATGCCGGAAATGTTCAGAAAACCGCTGGGGGTCTTTGGGATCGAGCCGGACGAGGCGATTCACATAGGCGACACCTACGCCGAGGACTTTGAGGGTGCGCTGAGAACCGGCCTCTGGGCGGTCTGGATAAATCCCGAGGCCGAAGAGGTCAGGAAAATCCACGAGAGGGGCTTTGAGGTTCCCGACGTTGAGGGGATTTTGGAGGTACTTGAGAGGATAGAAAAGAAAGGTTAA
- a CDS encoding S-layer protein yields the protein MKRALALFMGLIVLGLLLTPINAAVTGINSSNTVIVLPTTKIVNGVPLHIGEDAITGSRLGAFLVLQGVSQGTYTKTVSIPVEYHSVLIPDENQTYKLNSRDMPDVGVNVGDEPVGHGVVIQVNFSRLDFNSTKKAAEFTDRSVEIIFNENTTPLDIGGDYKVVATTVDGKDTMYFYAYTEVDSTSSSLGESLSVGSWSMKFVDININQEEMLIDLIYPSGMIKQKTMEKGSYYIMYVDANGNEDFETFSTYPSVRITELLERGVKELFLFAPTDFFVGVGGTLMVTYNYWYYEKVKQYQDGDVYSGQWVWDIDPSNNLYVLYLHVNESAGFKRVFIGEGATLKLPTNWGLEIVPVFTKNNDGEIVGIEGYRFIRVASVTKKVSITAPKIEATDDVYKFIIEDTQLKDFPADKNVIIVGGWVSNKAWALLEQAYGKDTVDAIKSEIEQKGYVIKELKNPNNQNYKVIILAGKTYAETRLAVEKFMEEM from the coding sequence ATGAAAAGGGCTTTGGCTCTGTTTATGGGCCTGATAGTTCTGGGCCTGCTCCTTACGCCGATTAACGCAGCGGTTACGGGAATCAATTCCTCCAACACGGTAATAGTTCTGCCCACGACCAAGATAGTCAATGGAGTGCCGCTTCACATAGGTGAGGACGCCATAACGGGTTCGAGACTCGGTGCTTTTCTTGTCCTCCAGGGCGTTTCTCAGGGAACGTACACGAAAACCGTCTCCATACCGGTTGAGTACCACAGCGTGCTCATTCCCGATGAGAACCAGACCTATAAGCTCAACTCCCGCGACATGCCCGATGTCGGGGTTAACGTTGGCGACGAGCCGGTTGGACATGGGGTAGTCATCCAGGTCAACTTCTCGCGCCTCGATTTCAACTCCACTAAAAAGGCTGCCGAGTTCACCGACAGGAGCGTGGAGATAATATTCAACGAGAACACGACCCCTCTCGACATCGGCGGTGACTACAAGGTTGTTGCCACAACCGTTGACGGAAAGGACACGATGTACTTCTATGCCTACACCGAGGTTGACTCCACCTCAAGCTCCCTCGGCGAGAGCTTGTCTGTTGGAAGCTGGAGCATGAAGTTCGTGGACATAAACATAAACCAGGAGGAAATGCTCATTGACCTAATCTATCCGAGCGGTATGATAAAACAGAAGACTATGGAGAAGGGGAGCTACTACATCATGTACGTTGATGCAAACGGGAACGAGGATTTCGAGACCTTCAGCACGTACCCATCTGTCAGAATCACCGAACTCCTTGAGAGGGGCGTTAAGGAGCTGTTCCTCTTTGCACCCACCGATTTCTTCGTTGGTGTCGGCGGAACCCTCATGGTCACCTACAACTACTGGTACTACGAGAAGGTCAAGCAGTACCAGGACGGTGACGTTTACAGTGGCCAGTGGGTCTGGGACATAGACCCGAGTAACAATCTCTACGTCCTCTACCTTCACGTCAACGAAAGCGCCGGTTTCAAGAGGGTCTTCATCGGCGAAGGGGCAACGCTTAAGTTGCCCACTAACTGGGGCCTTGAGATAGTCCCCGTCTTCACAAAGAACAATGACGGTGAGATAGTCGGGATCGAGGGCTACCGCTTCATCCGTGTTGCCTCGGTGACCAAGAAGGTCTCCATAACCGCGCCCAAGATTGAGGCGACTGATGACGTCTACAAGTTCATAATCGAGGACACCCAGCTCAAGGACTTTCCAGCTGACAAGAACGTCATAATAGTCGGGGGATGGGTGAGCAATAAGGCCTGGGCGCTTTTGGAGCAGGCCTACGGAAAGGATACCGTCGATGCCATCAAGTCCGAGATAGAGCAGAAGGGGTATGTGATAAAGGAGCTCAAGAACCCGAACAACCAGAACTACAAGGTCATAATCCTCGCAGGAAAGACGTACGCCGAGACGAGACTGGCTGTCGAGAAGTTCATGGAAGAAATGTGA
- a CDS encoding DUF3226 domain-containing protein encodes MRLVTGKRWEAFADEKSILFPEYRRNRDELIDFVDSLTGEETVVTASLELIDLIAWKFRRGEENVLVYSDTGKSLTLKEVYELRKYLDFDVRGGFSGEMAETSVLFVEGKTDSKFFKAVFKKLFEFKESREAPYSLRFIERVFERDNFDLLKREEDGRYVAVIPSEGNSGVIRNLGNFLKAMDVFDFRVERIGVAIDTDEDRDAALASITGKLSGFEHRKTSMGYLVGKTEVVPLIIGLPFEDDIIEWKKPTVEDLMLHLIAREGLLERIKPGLRALNESLGRKLKPKEVMYLALSAYGHWGNLEGFYELFVMRSRFRNLKAVLREAGLMRGLIYLAGRENERR; translated from the coding sequence ATGAGGCTCGTAACGGGAAAAAGGTGGGAAGCGTTCGCGGATGAAAAATCCATACTCTTCCCGGAGTACAGGAGGAACCGCGATGAACTCATTGACTTCGTTGATTCCCTGACAGGAGAAGAGACCGTAGTTACGGCGAGCCTTGAACTCATCGATTTAATCGCCTGGAAGTTCCGGAGGGGCGAGGAAAACGTCCTGGTATATTCTGACACCGGAAAGAGCCTCACCCTCAAAGAGGTCTATGAGCTGAGGAAGTACCTCGACTTCGACGTCCGCGGTGGCTTCTCCGGGGAGATGGCCGAGACAAGCGTCCTCTTCGTCGAGGGCAAGACCGATTCCAAATTCTTCAAGGCGGTCTTCAAGAAGCTCTTCGAGTTCAAGGAGAGCAGGGAAGCCCCATACAGCCTGAGGTTCATCGAGCGCGTCTTCGAGCGTGACAACTTCGACCTGCTGAAAAGGGAGGAGGACGGGAGGTACGTGGCAGTCATACCGAGCGAAGGAAACTCCGGTGTCATAAGAAACCTCGGGAACTTCCTGAAGGCCATGGATGTATTCGACTTCCGGGTTGAGAGAATTGGAGTCGCCATCGACACCGACGAGGACAGAGACGCGGCTCTAGCCTCTATAACCGGAAAGCTCTCCGGTTTCGAGCACAGGAAAACATCCATGGGCTACCTCGTAGGAAAAACCGAGGTGGTTCCGCTGATAATCGGCCTGCCGTTCGAGGACGATATCATCGAATGGAAGAAGCCGACCGTCGAGGACTTGATGCTCCACCTCATAGCGAGGGAGGGCCTTTTGGAGAGGATAAAGCCGGGGCTCAGGGCATTAAACGAGAGCCTCGGAAGGAAGCTCAAGCCCAAAGAGGTTATGTACCTCGCCCTTTCCGCCTACGGCCACTGGGGCAACCTTGAGGGCTTCTACGAGCTGTTCGTCATGCGCTCACGCTTCAGAAACTTAAAGGCAGTCCTGAGGGAAGCAGGCCTCATGAGGGGGCTCATTTATCTTGCGGGAAGGGAGAATGAAAGGCGTTGA
- a CDS encoding DUF2391 family protein, giving the protein MMSESNADRMMNPEPEHRIENERRTKMEKQLEELYSSIEELKRENERRKAPDQLGWDDIAQEIIGAVTFALPFLFTAELWEIAKDISIERSLLVFLMTLGVAYLFIVKSGIGNLEREKLFHVPKRLLTVTGIAYIISAGLIYLYGINSLADFTAGQYLNATILISTFAVIGAITVDMVK; this is encoded by the coding sequence ATGATGAGTGAATCCAATGCTGACCGGATGATGAACCCCGAACCTGAGCACCGGATTGAAAACGAAAGGCGAACCAAAATGGAGAAACAGCTTGAAGAGCTTTACTCCAGCATCGAGGAGCTGAAAAGAGAGAATGAGAGGAGGAAAGCCCCAGATCAGCTCGGATGGGACGACATCGCTCAGGAGATCATTGGAGCGGTCACCTTTGCCCTCCCGTTTCTCTTCACGGCGGAGCTGTGGGAGATAGCCAAGGACATCTCGATTGAACGCTCCCTTCTGGTATTCCTAATGACCCTTGGCGTTGCGTACCTGTTCATTGTCAAATCCGGAATAGGAAATCTAGAAAGAGAGAAGCTGTTTCACGTGCCAAAGAGGCTCCTTACTGTTACGGGAATAGCCTACATAATCTCCGCCGGGTTGATATATCTCTACGGAATAAACAGCCTGGCCGACTTCACGGCAGGACAGTACCTCAACGCTACCATACTCATAAGCACCTTCGCCGTGATAGGCGCAATAACCGTTGACATGGTGAAGTGA
- a CDS encoding MFS transporter: MSLQNYRGFSKDAWLLVAYSFISWLGGNIAWFIFPFYLRSLGFSYTDIGIVFSMSTIAQASVLLFSGPLGTKMGYKKAVLLGVSLMFLGRLVQVTYPTILLLTLGGVLVGIGMAFENPSYMALLSGEVSDEKRHYLFSLSSAMGTIGSAVGLILAGFLPRYISYRDVFALVLVIIPLRFLLVLFVRSVLAETEKKLRLDRDLLVRIGRFALPSALIGLGAGVTIPYVGLWFNGRFGTSLESIGWLFAFQQFIMGLGTFLLPMIADRFGSVKTIVSFNGSASILIAAMPFSPTFLIAAAIYTVRTILMNIVNPIWNSFMVGFFKKEERSTVMALNNLSWTATFGIGQYIGGRLFDLSLTWPFMITALLYGLSMVVFWGFFGKAETKGYKPEPA; the protein is encoded by the coding sequence ATGTCGCTGCAGAACTACAGGGGATTCAGTAAGGATGCATGGTTGCTCGTCGCATACTCATTCATCTCCTGGCTCGGGGGCAACATAGCGTGGTTCATCTTCCCGTTTTACCTGAGGTCGCTCGGCTTCAGCTACACCGACATCGGGATAGTCTTCTCCATGTCCACCATAGCCCAGGCCAGCGTTCTCCTGTTTTCCGGCCCCCTCGGTACGAAGATGGGCTATAAAAAAGCGGTTCTCCTGGGCGTTTCCCTGATGTTCCTCGGCAGGCTGGTTCAGGTGACCTACCCCACGATACTCCTTCTGACCCTCGGCGGCGTTCTTGTGGGCATCGGCATGGCCTTTGAAAACCCATCATACATGGCACTGCTGAGCGGCGAGGTGAGCGACGAGAAGAGGCACTACCTCTTCAGCCTCTCCTCTGCTATGGGGACCATAGGCTCAGCCGTCGGTCTGATCCTGGCCGGCTTCCTGCCCAGATACATCTCATACAGGGATGTCTTTGCATTGGTTCTCGTAATAATCCCCTTGAGGTTTCTCCTGGTGCTGTTTGTAAGGTCCGTTCTGGCCGAGACAGAGAAAAAGCTGAGGCTTGACCGGGACCTTCTCGTGAGGATAGGGCGCTTCGCACTTCCGAGTGCGCTCATAGGCCTAGGTGCTGGGGTCACAATTCCGTATGTTGGCCTATGGTTCAACGGGCGCTTCGGGACGAGTCTGGAGAGTATCGGATGGCTGTTCGCCTTCCAGCAGTTTATCATGGGCCTGGGCACCTTTCTGCTTCCGATGATAGCCGACAGGTTCGGTAGTGTCAAAACCATAGTGTCTTTCAACGGGAGCGCAAGCATCCTCATAGCGGCGATGCCCTTCTCCCCGACCTTCCTCATAGCCGCGGCCATCTACACCGTAAGGACGATCCTGATGAACATAGTCAACCCGATCTGGAACTCCTTTATGGTGGGCTTCTTCAAAAAGGAGGAGCGTTCAACGGTCATGGCCCTCAACAACCTCTCATGGACTGCTACCTTTGGAATCGGTCAGTACATAGGGGGCAGGCTCTTTGATCTCTCCCTCACCTGGCCGTTCATGATAACCGCACTGCTCTACGGCCTCTCAATGGTTGTGTTCTGGGGCTTCTTCGGTAAGGCGGAGACAAAAGGTTATAAGCCGGAGCCGGCCTAG